A single region of the Eulemur rufifrons isolate Redbay chromosome 8, OSU_ERuf_1, whole genome shotgun sequence genome encodes:
- the GJA4 gene encoding gap junction alpha-4 protein, producing MGDWGFLEKLLDQVQEHSTVVGKIWLTVLFIFRILILGLAGESVWGDEQSDFECNTLQPGCTNVCYDQAFPISHIRYWVLQFLFVSTPTLVYLGHVIYLSRREERLRQKEGELRALPAKDPQVERALVAIERQMAKISVAEDGHLRIRGALMGTYVASVLCKSVLEAGFLYGQWRLYGWTMEPVFVCQRAPCPYLVDCFVSRPTEKTIFIIFMLVVGLISLVLNLLELVYLLCRCLSRGVRARQGQDTPPAQGTSSDPYTDQVFFYLPMGQGPSSPPCPTYNGLSSSEQNWANLTTEERLASSRAPLFLDPPPQGGRKSPSRPSSSASKKQYV from the coding sequence ATGGGTGACTGGGGCTTCCTCGAGAAGCTGCTGGACCAGGTCCAGGAGCACTCGACTGTGGTGGGCAAGATCTGGCTGACGGTGCTGTTCATCTTCCGCATCCTCATCCTGGGGCTGGCCGGCGAGTCGGTGTGGGGTGACGAGCAGTCGGATTTCGAGTGTAACACGCTCCAGCCGGGCTGCACCAACGTCTGCTACGACCAGGCCTTCCCCATCTCCCACATCCGCTACTGGGTGCTGCAGTTCCTCTTCGTCAGCACACCCACCCTGGTCTACCTGGGCCACGTCATTTACCTGTCTCGCCGAGAGGAGCGGCTGCGGCAGAAGGAGGGGGAGCTGCGGGCACTGCCCGCCAAGGATCCACAGGTGGAGCGGGCACTGGTGGCCATAGAGCGCCAGATGGCCAAGATCTCAGTGGCAGAGGATGGTCACCTGCGGATCCGTGgagcattgatgggcacttacgtGGCCAGTGTGCTCTGCAAGAGTGTGCTAGAGGCAGGCTTCCTCTATGGCCAGTGGCGCCTCTATGGCTGGACCATGGAGCCCGTGTTTGTGTGCCAGCGGGCACCCTGCCCCTACCTCGTGGACTGCTTCGTCTCTCGCCCCACGGAGAAGACCATCTTCATCATCTTTATGCTGGTGGTCGGACTCATCTCCTTGGTGCTCAACCTGCTAGAGCTGGTGTACCTGCTGTGCCGCTGCCTCAGCCGGGGAGTGAGGGCCCGGCAGGGCCAGGACACCCCTCCAGCCCAAGGAACCTCCTCGGACCCTTACACAGACCAGGTCTTCTTCTACCTCCCCATGGGCCAGGGGCCCTCGTCCCCGCCATGCCCCACCTATAATGGGCTCTCATCCAGTGAGCAGAACTGGGCCAACCTGACCACAGAGGAGAGGCTGGCTTCTTCCAGGGCCCCCCTCTTCCTGGACCCACCCCCGCAGGGTGGCCGGAAATCCCCCAGTCGCCCCAGCAGCTCTGCTTCCAAGAAGCAGTATGTGTAG